The following proteins are encoded in a genomic region of Clostridium kluyveri:
- the prdB gene encoding D-proline reductase (dithiol) protein PrdB, with product MKLTTAVGLKSEIFVPVTPKAVWTPPTKPLNKCKVAFITAGGIHKKDQKPFNTAGDYTYRPIPCDTPTSQLMVTHGGFDNSDINKDVNAMFPLDRLRELVQEGFIGSLADEMYGFMGGGGNVDKFKNETGPEIASNLKAQEVDIVLCTGGCGTCHRSATIVTRACEEAGMSCIVIAALPPIAQQQGAPRIAAAHVPIGSNAGEPNNVEMQMGILKDSLQCIEEFDHFGQLRLLPYEYRHNV from the coding sequence GCAGTTTGGACACCGCCTACAAAACCCTTAAATAAATGTAAAGTGGCATTTATAACCGCAGGAGGAATTCATAAAAAGGATCAAAAACCTTTTAATACCGCAGGGGATTACACCTATCGTCCAATTCCATGTGATACTCCAACTTCACAGCTTATGGTTACACATGGAGGATTTGATAATTCTGATATCAATAAAGATGTAAATGCAATGTTTCCGCTTGACAGATTGCGTGAACTGGTTCAGGAAGGATTTATAGGAAGTCTGGCAGATGAAATGTATGGTTTTATGGGAGGGGGAGGAAATGTGGATAAGTTTAAAAATGAAACAGGTCCCGAGATTGCCTCCAATCTTAAAGCACAGGAGGTAGACATTGTGCTCTGTACTGGAGGGTGTGGTACTTGTCACCGTTCAGCTACCATTGTAACAAGGGCTTGTGAGGAAGCAGGCATGTCCTGTATTGTAATTGCAGCACTGCCCCCTATTGCACAGCAGCAGGGTGCCCCACGTATTGCGGCGGCCCATGTACCAATAGGCTCAAATGCAGGTGAGCCAAATAATGTGGAAATGCAGATGGGAATTCTTAAAGATTCGCTTCAATGTATAGAGGAATTTGATCATTTTGGCCAATTGAGGCTGTTACCTTATGAATATAGACATAATGTGTAG
- a CDS encoding proline racemase family protein codes for MEYLPKLQNAEKTFLAVDSHTMGEPTRIILQGFPKLQGKTMMERKKFLEKNYDHYRTALILEPRGHRDMFGAVVTEPISGEADLGVIFMDSGGYLNMCGHGSIGTATVAVETGLVQIVEPYTNVVLETPSGIIRAKVKVESGRAVEVSILNVPAFLYREDLEISLDIYGKIQFDIAFGGSFFVLVDTERMGIKIEQNNLPLLTELGMKLRKKINESIEITHPYLDITTVDLVEFYGMSHNPEANLKNVVIFGDAQVDRSPCGTGTSAKLAHLYEKGKIGLGEEFVYEGITGSIFKGMATKEIEICGRKAIIPQITGSAYITGLNKLILNNYDPHEYGFLIEKEYDKMKTSFI; via the coding sequence ATGGAGTATTTACCAAAATTACAAAATGCCGAGAAAACATTCCTTGCGGTGGACTCCCATACTATGGGAGAGCCTACAAGGATTATATTGCAGGGCTTTCCCAAATTACAGGGTAAAACTATGATGGAACGTAAAAAATTTCTTGAAAAAAATTATGACCACTACAGAACAGCACTTATATTGGAACCCAGGGGTCACAGGGATATGTTTGGAGCTGTAGTCACAGAACCTATAAGCGGGGAAGCCGATTTGGGTGTAATATTTATGGACAGCGGCGGATATTTGAACATGTGCGGTCATGGCAGCATTGGAACAGCTACTGTAGCTGTGGAAACAGGTTTAGTCCAAATTGTAGAACCTTATACAAATGTAGTATTGGAAACCCCTTCGGGTATAATTAGGGCTAAGGTAAAAGTTGAAAGTGGAAGGGCAGTAGAGGTGAGTATTTTAAATGTTCCTGCTTTTCTATATAGAGAGGATTTGGAGATAAGTCTGGATATTTATGGAAAGATACAATTTGATATTGCCTTTGGAGGCAGTTTTTTTGTACTTGTTGATACGGAAAGAATGGGAATTAAAATTGAACAGAATAATTTACCGTTATTAACGGAGTTGGGTATGAAACTTAGAAAAAAAATAAATGAGTCAATAGAGATTACACATCCATATCTGGATATAACTACAGTAGATTTAGTTGAATTTTACGGAATGTCCCATAATCCAGAAGCGAATTTAAAAAATGTTGTTATATTTGGAGATGCACAGGTAGATCGCTCACCCTGTGGTACTGGAACCAGTGCAAAACTGGCCCATCTTTATGAAAAAGGTAAAATAGGTCTTGGGGAAGAATTCGTTTATGAAGGTATTACCGGTTCTATATTTAAAGGGATGGCAACGAAAGAGATTGAAATTTGCGGAAGAAAGGCCATTATTCCGCAGATTACAGGAAGTGCCTACATCACAGGTTTAAATAAACTTATCCTAAATAATTATGATCCTCATGAATATGGATTTCTTATTGAAAAAGAGTATGATAAAATGAAAACAAGCTTTATTTAA